Proteins encoded within one genomic window of Panacibacter microcysteis:
- a CDS encoding methyltransferase domain-containing protein produces the protein MNLNKRIYKNELLDGDDIPFADIKQNMQELNTINTLLGGHTITIDGLRKLAAHKRQITVCEIGCGGGDNLAAIAKALPHASAGFIGIDVKKECIDFAKAKNQSNFTAEWITSDYRHVQFDQKPDIIFSSLFCHHFTEDQLVQQLRWMHDNSRIGFFINDLERNTIAYHSIKLLTKFFSKSYLVKNDAPLSVARGFKKSEWINIFKRAGLAHYSIAWKWAFRYLILYKHES, from the coding sequence ATGAACCTGAACAAGCGGATATACAAAAATGAGTTGCTTGACGGTGATGATATTCCTTTTGCTGATATAAAGCAAAACATGCAGGAGTTAAACACGATCAACACATTGCTTGGCGGTCATACAATTACAATAGATGGTTTACGAAAACTTGCTGCACACAAAAGGCAGATAACCGTTTGCGAGATTGGCTGCGGTGGCGGAGATAACCTTGCCGCGATCGCAAAGGCACTACCTCATGCATCTGCAGGCTTTATTGGCATAGATGTTAAAAAAGAATGTATTGATTTTGCCAAAGCAAAGAACCAGTCAAATTTTACTGCAGAGTGGATAACATCAGATTACAGGCATGTTCAGTTCGATCAAAAACCCGATATTATATTTTCCAGTTTATTTTGTCATCATTTTACGGAAGATCAACTGGTTCAGCAGCTACGCTGGATGCACGACAACAGTCGTATTGGCTTTTTCATCAATGACCTCGAAAGGAATACCATCGCTTACCATTCTATAAAACTGCTGACAAAATTTTTCTCAAAGTCTTATCTTGTAAAAAACGATGCACCGCTGAGCGTAGCCAGGGGTTTCAAAAAATCTGAGTGGATAAATATCTTCAAGCGGGCAGGCCTGGCTCATTATTCTATAGCATGGAAATGGGCGTTTCGTTACCTGATCTTATACAAACATGAAAGCTGA
- a CDS encoding NAD(P)/FAD-dependent oxidoreductase, with product MKAETDYDIAIAGGGLAGLTLAIQAADAGYKTVLFEKERYPYHKVCGEYISLESLPFLKRLGFNDNAYELPVINKLQLSDVKGKLYSFDLPLGGFGISRYTLDNALYDIATKKGVHVLQNTKVQNLSFANEKFTAESNAGNLTAKVAAATYGKRSNLDIKWNRSFTQKKPDKLNNYIGVKYHIRYAFPRQNIALHNFSNGYCGISTIEDGKCCLCYLTTAGNLKQHGNSIKQMEQQVLWQNPLLQHIFTKATFLYQEPLVISQVSFNKKEQVENNVLMIGDAAGLITPLCGNGMSMAMHASKLAFDNINRFLHGSISRKEMEDHYTKQWQQQFSRRLGMGRFVQSIFGNNTATSLFLTTMNHTPWLARKIISTTHGNAF from the coding sequence ATGAAAGCTGAAACAGATTATGATATTGCTATTGCAGGTGGCGGCCTTGCAGGCCTGACGCTGGCTATACAGGCTGCAGATGCCGGTTACAAGACCGTACTGTTTGAAAAAGAGCGATATCCCTATCATAAAGTTTGCGGCGAATACATAAGCCTCGAAAGCCTGCCTTTTCTAAAACGCCTGGGATTTAACGATAACGCTTACGAATTGCCTGTAATTAACAAGCTGCAGCTTTCTGATGTGAAGGGTAAACTTTATAGTTTTGATTTACCACTTGGTGGCTTTGGTATAAGCCGCTATACGCTTGACAATGCTTTGTACGATATAGCAACAAAGAAAGGCGTACATGTGTTGCAGAACACAAAAGTGCAAAACCTTTCATTTGCAAATGAAAAATTTACTGCTGAAAGCAATGCCGGCAATCTCACTGCTAAAGTAGCCGCTGCAACCTATGGCAAACGCAGTAACCTCGATATTAAATGGAACAGGAGCTTTACACAAAAAAAACCTGACAAACTAAACAATTATATTGGCGTTAAATATCATATACGTTACGCCTTTCCCAGGCAAAATATAGCGCTTCATAATTTTAGCAATGGTTATTGCGGCATTTCGACTATTGAAGACGGCAAATGTTGTCTTTGTTATTTAACAACGGCCGGCAACCTGAAACAACACGGTAATTCCATTAAGCAAATGGAGCAGCAGGTGTTGTGGCAAAACCCTTTATTGCAGCACATTTTTACAAAAGCTACATTCCTGTATCAAGAACCGCTTGTTATCTCGCAGGTTAGCTTTAATAAAAAAGAACAGGTAGAAAATAACGTTTTGATGATTGGTGATGCGGCTGGTTTAATAACGCCGCTCTGTGGCAATGGTATGAGCATGGCCATGCATGCATCCAAACTTGCTTTTGATAACATCAACAGGTTTTTACATGGTTCCATTAGCAGGAAGGAAATGGAAGATCATTACACAAAGCAGTGGCAGCAACAATTTAGCCGGCGCCTGGGTATGGGGCGCTTTGTGCAATCAATATTTGGAAACAACACTGCCACATCTCTTTTTCTTACTACTATGAACCACACCCCATGGCTGGCCAGGAAAATAATCAGCACCACACATGGAAATGCTTTTTAG
- a CDS encoding ABC transporter permease, with the protein MFKNYIKVAWRNLFRNKGFTITNVLGLAIGITCTMLIVLWVQDELTYDRFHQEHDNIYQVIANRDFNNQVFTDRSMVLPLAAELEKNIPQVKRAVVTTYPQQRVLTLGDNRIKKQGLFVSEHYFDMFTWKFIKGNAATALKDPNSVVLTRSAATTYFGDADPINKVLRFDNIKDVKVSAVIEDVPGNSSFRFEWLVPFNYDEEDTKRAMNEWQSSSWNVFVQTVPGTDTALLNKNITKLKRAHGNDDISTYFAFPMNNWHLYSDFNDGVNTGGMIEYVRLFSIVAIIILLIACINFMNLSTARSEKRAKEVGIRKTLGSQKKQLILQFFAESMILTVIAFFLALVAVLLLLPSFNQLVDKQLTIQFSQPFFWLTALGIVLFTGLVAGSYPALYLSSFKPVKVLKGTLTQGKGSILPRHVLVVSQFVISILLISATIVVYQQIQHVKDRSMGYDPDNLIMIPATEQTNQNYAVIRQELLSSGMVSAVTRTSSPITEVWWNTGAPDYEGKPANSQIIMGALATDIGFTTTMGVKMLQGKDFAGTPADSASMILNQAAVDAMKLKNPVGMQMRFGRTFNVIGVTDNIVMTSPFEPAYPMLIIFDPNGAAMNTLRLKSGISPQKALASIETIFKKHNPLVPFEYQFVDQEFQRKFLTEELISKLTNIFAGLAIFICCLGLAGLASFTIEKRIREIGVRKVLGATVQQLLLLISKEFLKLVMIAFVIAIPLTWWAMSTWLQRYTYRIDISIWLFAVVGAVILLLTLVVVSMNTMRAAMRNPVKSLRTE; encoded by the coding sequence ATGTTTAAAAACTATATTAAAGTTGCCTGGCGAAACCTGTTTCGCAACAAAGGTTTTACCATTACCAATGTACTAGGCCTGGCTATTGGCATAACCTGTACCATGCTTATTGTATTATGGGTGCAGGATGAACTTACCTATGACAGGTTTCATCAGGAGCACGACAATATTTACCAGGTTATTGCCAACCGCGATTTTAACAACCAGGTATTTACAGACAGGAGCATGGTATTGCCACTGGCCGCAGAACTGGAAAAAAATATTCCGCAGGTAAAACGTGCAGTGGTTACAACCTATCCGCAGCAAAGGGTACTTACACTGGGTGATAATAGAATAAAGAAACAGGGATTGTTTGTAAGTGAACATTACTTTGATATGTTCACCTGGAAATTTATCAAAGGCAATGCTGCCACTGCTTTGAAAGATCCCAATTCGGTAGTGCTCACCAGGTCGGCAGCAACAACGTATTTCGGCGATGCAGATCCAATTAACAAGGTGCTTCGTTTCGATAATATTAAAGATGTAAAAGTTTCAGCGGTTATAGAAGATGTACCTGGTAATTCGTCTTTCCGGTTTGAGTGGCTGGTGCCATTCAATTACGATGAAGAAGATACAAAGCGTGCCATGAATGAATGGCAAAGCTCTTCATGGAATGTGTTTGTACAAACTGTACCTGGTACAGATACCGCATTGTTAAATAAAAATATTACAAAGCTGAAGCGTGCGCATGGTAATGATGATATCAGCACCTATTTCGCCTTTCCTATGAATAACTGGCATTTGTACAGTGACTTCAACGATGGTGTAAATACCGGCGGGATGATCGAGTATGTAAGGTTATTTTCCATTGTGGCTATTATCATTTTGCTGATAGCCTGTATCAATTTTATGAACCTGTCTACTGCAAGGTCGGAAAAACGTGCGAAAGAAGTAGGCATACGCAAAACACTCGGCTCTCAAAAAAAGCAACTCATTTTACAATTTTTTGCAGAGTCGATGATCCTTACGGTAATCGCATTTTTTCTCGCATTGGTTGCTGTTCTGCTATTGCTGCCATCATTCAACCAGCTTGTAGATAAGCAGCTTACTATACAATTTTCACAGCCATTTTTCTGGCTTACGGCACTCGGTATAGTGTTGTTTACAGGCCTTGTCGCAGGAAGCTATCCAGCGTTGTACCTGTCATCATTCAAACCTGTGAAAGTGCTGAAAGGTACGCTTACACAAGGTAAAGGTTCTATTTTGCCAAGGCATGTGCTGGTGGTTTCGCAGTTTGTTATTTCCATTTTACTGATCTCGGCTACCATCGTGGTTTACCAGCAAATACAGCATGTAAAAGACCGTAGTATGGGGTACGATCCTGATAACCTTATCATGATTCCCGCAACAGAACAGACCAACCAGAACTATGCTGTTATCAGGCAGGAATTACTTAGCTCCGGTATGGTAAGTGCTGTAACCAGGACATCTTCTCCCATAACAGAAGTTTGGTGGAACACCGGTGCACCAGACTATGAAGGCAAACCTGCAAACAGCCAGATTATTATGGGTGCGCTGGCTACAGATATTGGTTTTACCACAACCATGGGCGTTAAAATGCTGCAGGGTAAAGACTTTGCAGGCACACCGGCAGATTCAGCATCGATGATACTGAACCAGGCTGCTGTTGATGCAATGAAACTGAAGAACCCTGTTGGTATGCAAATGCGCTTTGGCAGAACATTTAACGTTATTGGCGTAACAGACAATATAGTAATGACCTCTCCATTTGAGCCAGCTTACCCAATGTTGATCATCTTCGATCCAAACGGCGCAGCCATGAACACGCTTCGTTTGAAGAGCGGCATAAGCCCGCAGAAGGCATTGGCATCTATCGAAACGATCTTTAAAAAGCATAATCCGCTGGTGCCTTTTGAGTACCAGTTTGTAGACCAGGAGTTTCAACGCAAGTTTTTAACGGAAGAGCTCATTAGTAAACTCACCAATATTTTTGCCGGGCTTGCCATATTTATCTGTTGCCTCGGCCTGGCAGGGCTCGCTTCCTTCACAATCGAAAAGCGCATACGCGAAATTGGTGTAAGAAAAGTATTGGGTGCTACTGTGCAACAGTTATTATTATTGATTTCAAAAGAATTTTTAAAACTGGTGATGATTGCCTTCGTCATTGCTATACCGTTAACATGGTGGGCCATGAGCACCTGGCTGCAACGCTATACTTACCGGATAGATATCAGTATATGGCTTTTTGCAGTGGTAGGGGCGGTAATATTGTTGCTTACATTGGTGGTAGTTAGTATGAACACCATGCGGGCAGCTATGCGCAATCCTGTAAAAAGTTTGCGGACTGAATAA